The Anas acuta chromosome 2, bAnaAcu1.1, whole genome shotgun sequence genomic interval TGCTCTTGGCTTCCTCTGCCCTCATTTCTGTTATCAGGCTTCCATCTGCTGGCCTGACTCCTTCACTGCTCCCTCCTGGCTGCGAAGAGCGTTGAGAGCCAACGCAGCCCGGCTCACCACCGTGCTCGGTCCCCACGCTCCAACTTTCAGACTTGCTTTTAACTCTCCCTGACTTCAACACGGGCACCTCTGGCACACCCGTTTCCAACCTCCCACCACGTTTTGGCTCCTGGTTCTCATTCCTGGACGCCCTTCTCTGCGGAAGGGCATGTGCCAGCGGAGAAGCCGCAGCGCTTTCCAAGTCTTCTTCACTGCTCgtgctctcctcctgcccctgcagctccttgTTGAAACTCTCCAGCTCGCTTATCGCGTCCCAGGGGCGGCGACTGACGGGCTTCAGAAGGAACTGCCCAAACAGCTCCTTACTGTTGCAGGGAGCGCCTGCTTCTCCCTTAACCACATCGGCCTTGGGAAGAAGGCCATTCTCCCTCTCCTGGGCGTGCAGGGGCTGGCTCTGGTGGCCCTTTGGCGAGGAGGCCTGCAGGATGGAGGTGGCAGTCCTGGAAAAGGCGCTGTTGCTGGACTGGCTGAGGTACGTCTGGCCCTTCATGCCGTaagagctctgcctgcagcctctcTCGTCAGAGGGCGACCCTGATTGTTTTGACCTTGTGGTGGATGCTGCACATCCCAGCTGCTTCGGAGACAGCAGCCTGGTGCTGTCGGGCTGCCCAGGCTTTGTACCACGGCAAACCTCCGGGCTCTGAGGTTCTTCGGAAAAACTGGTCTGTGTCTGCTGGTCTTTGTACTGATCACCTGGCCAGGAGCCAGAGTATTTGAGCTCTCTGTGTTTTGCAGGCTGAATAAATCTGAGGTCATTCATTTGTTTGAACTCTTCTGGTCTCCACAGCTCTTGTTTTTGTAACTCATTTTTATTGGTCATGCTTCCTGTAAGCGCCTGTAACTCCAAGTCCGTCGAAGACATACTTAAGAGACTTTGTTCTTGCAAAGCCCCATTGTTATCAAACCCGTTCTTATCAGGGCTCTGGGTTATGTTGTTGTTCCTATCTGTATCTGGCAGATTTGACTCTGATTTAACTGGGATGGAGACCAAACAAAATAtagtttcattcatttttttctttgaactcTTTTTGCTCTGCATCCCAGTTCCAGGTTCAAACTTCTTCACTTTTGTAACGGTCTCGCAGGTGCTGTCCATATGTGAGCTCCTTGCAGGAAGCCTGCCTCTTGTGTACTCTGTGCCGGCGTCGTTACGGGGGCTGTGATTAGTTGAGCTACAACTGTCTCTTTGGTCCAGCAAGGCACAATGGTCCTGATCGCGGATGGACGGCGCCAACCACCTGCAGCTGGGAGTGGAGCTGTCAgaatttctttctccctttgcaGAACCCGGGGAGTGTGCTGCATCCAGAAAGGCACTGTGGTACTGCGCGTCGAGATCTCGCTCCTGCAACGTGCCAGCACTGGGACTCCGCGCGTTTTCACCGTGCTTggtgctgtcctgcagcccttcGGGAGGGGTGGCGATTTTAATGTGCCGTATCCGAGGGTCGTCGAAGGGGATGTACTGCACAGAACGCAGGTGCTCAGCGGGGCGTCTCGGGTGGCTCTGCTTCCCGTGAGGAGGGTGGCTGTCTCTGCAGGGGTCGCCCCCTCTTTCAACGCTATTCGCAGGCGGTCGCTGGCAGGTGACAAGCCGCTCCGCCGCGTCCtgcgggctgctgctggcatgcGTGGCATTGGTAGGCACTTCGCTGGGGGAATGTGGAGTCACGGCGTGGTGGGGAGGGGATTTGTAGGATGGGGGAGGTACATAGACCGGGGGCTCCAAACCCGAGTCTTGAACGCAGGCGTCTGGCCTCGGCTCGTGTGCTTTGGCTAAGTAGGGAGTGGGGTCGTCCTTCTGGTGGTGGTCCTGAAAGCCAGCGGTGTCAGCGGGTGCCCTGCTCTGCCGCTGCAGTTCGtaggagggaggcagcagaggccTCCCATACTTGGGTTTCACCAGGGGCAGGAAATGGCTCCCCGTTTCGTGGTGTTTGGCCGATTCCACAGCCGGCCTGCTTTGGGGGTAGGACGGGGCTTTACttgtgctgagggagctgttgCTGTTGGTCAGGGAGGGCATCTCCACGCACCTCATGCTGTCTGGAGACAGGACTCTGGGCAGGGACTGCGATTTCCCCTTGCTGTGGGCACTCAGCACATCGTCTCGCAGGGTCAGTGCATACAGCTCCTGGAGCAGTTTCTCCCTCTCGCCGTCCGACATTTGCCTTCCAACTTTTTTCGGCTGGTTCCAGCTTTCCAGCCTCAAACCTTGCCAGCTGCAGTCGCCGGGCGCCTCGCAGTTCTCCGGCAGGCCACCTCTCCTGACATACTCTGCTCCAAGCCCTGCCTTCAGCTGAGCGTCCTTGGGGTGCCGGGGCACCCCGTGGGCTGCCGCCAACCCTTGCATTTCCACTCCTCCTTTCTGGGAGTAGCCCTGCAGCACGCTGAAGTCTTGTCCTCGCCGCCGCCAGTAGGCCAGGTCCTTGTCAGCCTTGGGCTGGGAAGGCCACGCTAGTTGAGGCCTGTCATAAGtcctgaaaaagaaaggcagtgTCACAGGCACGTTTCCACAGCCGCCCCTTCTTTCCCTCATGGGTGATCCCGTTAGGTCGAATGCTGAGTTATGCCAATGGggtttctgtaattattttcaacCATGACACTTTATGATTTTAGTGAGAGGATTTAAGTCAGTCGTTAGCACGAGCAGAGGAATGGCGAAGGAACTGATGCTCTGCTGGCATGTTGTTAGCTGTGCAAAGCTGTTAGAAAGAGACACGAATGCACACGGTTACACGCTCTGTGAACACGTCCAGCCCTCCTCAACTGGCAGACAGAAATAATTACGTTGAGTTTATTTCTGCACTCTGTTACACCAAAACCTAGAAACTTTAAGGGGACTATAGAGATAAACAAGTTTAATAGGAATCTAAAACTAAAAA includes:
- the JCAD gene encoding junctional cadherin 5-associated protein isoform X1, with product MFSVEDLLISHGYKLARNPPASYEDRYDGYRRETVCTRPAQRPLNGFEADSRAYSKKPLVKTNSSSTESSHGSHGRRAGPGYHHGLQGLSTFHTSEGGTYDRPQLAWPSQPKADKDLAYWRRRGQDFSVLQGYSQKGGVEMQGLAAAHGVPRHPKDAQLKAGLGAEYVRRGGLPENCEAPGDCSWQGLRLESWNQPKKVGRQMSDGEREKLLQELYALTLRDDVLSAHSKGKSQSLPRVLSPDSMRCVEMPSLTNSNSSLSTSKAPSYPQSRPAVESAKHHETGSHFLPLVKPKYGRPLLPPSYELQRQSRAPADTAGFQDHHQKDDPTPYLAKAHEPRPDACVQDSGLEPPVYVPPPSYKSPPHHAVTPHSPSEVPTNATHASSSPQDAAERLVTCQRPPANSVERGGDPCRDSHPPHGKQSHPRRPAEHLRSVQYIPFDDPRIRHIKIATPPEGLQDSTKHGENARSPSAGTLQERDLDAQYHSAFLDAAHSPGSAKGERNSDSSTPSCRWLAPSIRDQDHCALLDQRDSCSSTNHSPRNDAGTEYTRGRLPARSSHMDSTCETVTKVKKFEPGTGMQSKKSSKKKMNETIFCLVSIPVKSESNLPDTDRNNNITQSPDKNGFDNNGALQEQSLLSMSSTDLELQALTGSMTNKNELQKQELWRPEEFKQMNDLRFIQPAKHRELKYSGSWPGDQYKDQQTQTSFSEEPQSPEVCRGTKPGQPDSTRLLSPKQLGCAASTTRSKQSGSPSDERGCRQSSYGMKGQTYLSQSSNSAFSRTATSILQASSPKGHQSQPLHAQERENGLLPKADVVKGEAGAPCNSKELFGQFLLKPVSRRPWDAISELESFNKELQGQEESTSSEEDLESAAASPLAHALPQRRASRNENQEPKRGGRLETGVPEVPVLKSGRVKSKSESWSVGTEHGGEPGCVGSQRSSQPGGSSEGVRPADGSLITEMRAEEAKSRANKQPVRAGPIKRFLSSSPSSCYHGNPFNNPLLQEMSEDQNYLDFVKLSKGAAPQNDPVLERGSVVRLSLTKRSQGRSEPDLRSVGLDVAPGPGANNCDHSSNANAVEIPVNESLQARAARILGIEIAVESLLPDDHSGPHPGASPVNGAQDFESTAESTESGKEGKKDDSYEGRRKCGWTESALFVGERNRERYLDECQATHREGGPKTLVREQAFEQPASPSQNEDQNSVPKPLSQHSEKRVRSTSKVIETLQGKLTSPPSRTAMERLVRMKEVDSVSRMRRLSIKSADSGEEVDEEKLSRAPEERGSKVANSGAVSKRVISLGENGYLAGVDKKKMDRDFSLDTYDPTKVEKV
- the JCAD gene encoding junctional cadherin 5-associated protein isoform X2, translated to MQGLAAAHGVPRHPKDAQLKAGLGAEYVRRGGLPENCEAPGDCSWQGLRLESWNQPKKVGRQMSDGEREKLLQELYALTLRDDVLSAHSKGKSQSLPRVLSPDSMRCVEMPSLTNSNSSLSTSKAPSYPQSRPAVESAKHHETGSHFLPLVKPKYGRPLLPPSYELQRQSRAPADTAGFQDHHQKDDPTPYLAKAHEPRPDACVQDSGLEPPVYVPPPSYKSPPHHAVTPHSPSEVPTNATHASSSPQDAAERLVTCQRPPANSVERGGDPCRDSHPPHGKQSHPRRPAEHLRSVQYIPFDDPRIRHIKIATPPEGLQDSTKHGENARSPSAGTLQERDLDAQYHSAFLDAAHSPGSAKGERNSDSSTPSCRWLAPSIRDQDHCALLDQRDSCSSTNHSPRNDAGTEYTRGRLPARSSHMDSTCETVTKVKKFEPGTGMQSKKSSKKKMNETIFCLVSIPVKSESNLPDTDRNNNITQSPDKNGFDNNGALQEQSLLSMSSTDLELQALTGSMTNKNELQKQELWRPEEFKQMNDLRFIQPAKHRELKYSGSWPGDQYKDQQTQTSFSEEPQSPEVCRGTKPGQPDSTRLLSPKQLGCAASTTRSKQSGSPSDERGCRQSSYGMKGQTYLSQSSNSAFSRTATSILQASSPKGHQSQPLHAQERENGLLPKADVVKGEAGAPCNSKELFGQFLLKPVSRRPWDAISELESFNKELQGQEESTSSEEDLESAAASPLAHALPQRRASRNENQEPKRGGRLETGVPEVPVLKSGRVKSKSESWSVGTEHGGEPGCVGSQRSSQPGGSSEGVRPADGSLITEMRAEEAKSRANKQPVRAGPIKRFLSSSPSSCYHGNPFNNPLLQEMSEDQNYLDFVKLSKGAAPQNDPVLERGSVVRLSLTKRSQGRSEPDLRSVGLDVAPGPGANNCDHSSNANAVEIPVNESLQARAARILGIEIAVESLLPDDHSGPHPGASPVNGAQDFESTAESTESGKEGKKDDSYEGRRKCGWTESALFVGERNRERYLDECQATHREGGPKTLVREQAFEQPASPSQNEDQNSVPKPLSQHSEKRVRSTSKVIETLQGKLTSPPSRTAMERLVRMKEVDSVSRMRRLSIKSADSGEEVDEEKLSRAPEERGSKVANSGAVSKRVISLGENGYLAGVDKKKMDRDFSLDTYDPTKVEKV